DNA sequence from the Azospirillum thiophilum genome:
TACCCGCGGCAGATCCTGCGGCAGATGATCGACATCGGCTATTATTCGCTGCCGGTGGTCGGGCTGACGGCGCTGTTCACCGGCATGGTGCTGGCGCTGCAGAGCTACAGCGGCTTCTCCCGCTTCCAGGCGGAGGGCGCCATCGCCACCGTCGTCGTGCTGTCGATCACGCGCGAGCTGGGGCCGGTGCTGGCCGGCCTGATGGTCGCCGGGCGCATCGGCGCCGCCATGGCGGCGGAGATCGGCACCATGCGGGTGACCGAGCAGATCGACGCTCTGTCGACCCTGTCGACCAACCCCTACAAGTATCTGGTGGCACCGCGGCTGATCGCCGGCCTGACCATGGTGCCGCTGCTGGTGGTGGTCGCCGACATCATCGGCGTGTTCGGCGGCTTCCTGGTCGGCGTCTACCGGCTGGACTTCAACGCCGCCAGCTACATCAACCGCACCTGGGAATTCCTCGAACCGATCGACGTCATCTCCGGCCTGGTCAAGGCGGCGATCTTCGGCTTCCTGATCGCGCTGATGGGCTGCTACCACGGCTACCACTCCAAGGGCGGCGCCCAGGGCGTCGGCGCTGCCACCACCAATGCGGTGGTCTCGGCCTCCATCATGATCCTGGTGTGGAACTACCTGATCACCGGCCTCTTCTTCTCGACCAAGTGAGCGCCACCGCCATGACCGTCCCGCCCACCACTCCCCCGAAGATCGCGCTCCAGGGCGTCACCAAGCATTTCGGCCCGAAGAAGGTGCTGAACGGCATCGACCTGGAGGTCGGCAAGGGCGAGTCGCTGGTCGTCATCGGCGGGTCGGGCACCGGCAAGTCGGTGATGCTGAAGAGCATCCTCGGCCTGCTGACGCCGGATTCCGGCTCGATCAAGGTCGATGGGCAGGAGACGACGCGGCTGCGCTCGCGCGACCGCGAGAAGCTGCTGCACAAGTTCGGCATGCTGTTCCAGGGCGCCGCCCTGTTCGACAGCCTGCCAGTGTGGGAGAATGTCGCCTTCGGCCTGATCCAGGGCGAGCATATGCCGCGCGCCAAGGCCAAGGAGATCGCCATCGCCAAGCTGGGCGCCGTCGGCCTCACCCCCGACGTGGCGGAGCTGTCGCCCTCTGAGCTGTCGGGCGGCATGCAGAAGCGCGTCGGCCTCGCCCGCGCCATCGCCGACGAGCCGGAGATCATCTTCTTCGACGAGCCGACGACCGGCCTCGACCCGATCATGGCCGATGTCATCAATGAACTGATCGTGCAGTGCGTGAAGGATCTCGGCGCCACCGCGGTCACCATCACCCACGACATGGCCTCGGCCCGCAAGATCGCCGACCGCATCGCCATGATCTACCAGGGCCGCATCATCTGGACCGGCCACGCCCGCGACATCGACAATTCGGGCAACGCCTATGTCGACCAGTTCGTCCATGGCCGGGCGGACGGGCCGATCAGGATGCAGATCAGGGCACTCTGACGGAACGATCACCGGGATATGCCGGTTATCGGACGGGATGGCGTGAGGCGAGGCGCCTCGGCAGCCCGGTCCCGGAGATTCCGCCCCGTGAGCCTGCAATCCGCGACATCACCGGCCTTCGACATCGACGAGGCCTTCCGCCGCCTGCGGGTCGCGGTCGCTCCCTTTCCCAAGGCGGCGATGTTCGAACTGCGCGACCGCGGCCACGCCTCTCCCTTCGAGCAGCTGGTGGCGAGCCTGATCTCAGCCCGCACGCGGGACGAGACGACGCTGGCGGTCTCCGAGCGGCTGTTCGCCGTCGCCGACACCCCGGCGGCGATGGCGGCCCTGCCGGAGGACCGGCTGGCCGACCTGCTGCACGGCGCAACCTTCCCCGAGCCGAAGGCCCGCGACATCCGCGACCTCTCCCGCCGGATCGTCGAGGAGCATGGCGGCGAGGTGCCCGACACCCCCGATGCGCTGATGCGCTTCCATGGGGTGGGGCCGAAGATCGCGGCACTGACGCTGGCGGTCGGCTTCGGCATCCCGGCCCTGGCGGTCGATGTCCATGTCCACCGCATCGCCAACCGCTGGGGCTATGTCGCCGCCCGCACACCGGAACGGACGATGACGGCGCTGCTGGCGGTGCTGCCCCGGCACTATTGGGTCGAGATCAACGAGCGGCTGGTGCCCTTCGGCAAATGGATATGCACCGGCGAGCGGCCGCGCTGCTCCACCTGCCCGCTGCTGTCGATGTGCGCCCGGGTGGGCGTCACCGGGTCGCGCTGACCCGGCGATTGATGCAGATCCTGGCGAGGCGCCGGGCGACGCGGCTAGAAGGACGGCCGGGATTCCGTTTTCCGAGGCTCCGCGATGATCGTCTATGCCCTGCACTGTGCCTGCGGCCATGATTTCGACCAGTGGTTCGACAACATGGGTTACTAGAATTTAATAACGCAATATCAATTGTTTAGCGTATCCATTCCGATTGGATTTCGAAATTCGCCCGACAGGGCGAGGGAAGAGGCGTGGCGACGCTCAAGCCTCGCCACGCCAACCCCTTACCGCGGGCTGGACGGGTCTTTCGCCAGCGAGGCCACCGCGCCCAGCACGGACAGGCCGATGCCCAGCCACCCCTGACCGGAGGCCGCCCCCTGGGCCGCTGCATCGGCGACGCTGGCCGCCGCCGACACCCAGGGGGACGACACGATCAGGCTCACACCACCCAGGATGCTGGCGAGGCCGGCATAGGTGCTCGGTTCCTTCAGGCGCTGCACGTTGATGGTCTTCATGGGATTTTGCCCCTCCTTGGGCATGAAAAAGGCCGCGCGGCGGGATGCCGGCGGCACGGGAAAAGCGCGTCAGATTGAGAGAGTGGCGGAGCCGGTCAGCCGTTGCCGTCGCAGGTGCAGATGCTGCCCTGTGCCTGGGCCGTCTGGCCGGAGAACAGGGCGGCTTCGGCAGCGCGGCGGGCGACGAGACCGGGCAGCCGAGTCGACACGCCTTTGACCTTGGCATAGACCCACCGCTCGAACTGGATGGACGCTCCGTCGTAATCGCGGGCGTTCAGCAGCTTCAGCAGAGTGGAGCTTTGCAGGTTGCCGGCCCCCAGGTTGAAGACGAAGGAGGAAAGCGCGCCGCGTTGATCGTCGTTTACCGGCACTCTGACCAGCCGGTCGACCTGGGCGGCAGCAACAGCCAGATCGGCCGACAGGAAAGCGTCAGCCTGGGCGGAAGTGATGGTCTGACCCATCTTCACGCCCGCGGTATGACCGTAGCCGATGGTCGGCACCCCGGCCGGGCAGAGGTAGGCAGTCAGGCGCAGTCCTTCGAAGTGCTTCACCAAGGCGATGGTGGCGGGTGACACAGGGTTGGTCATGGTCGAATTCCTTCTCATTGACGGGGCGGAGGGCCAAGCCGGAGGAAGCCGGCGGACATGCCGCCGTTGGCGGCAAGGGCGAGGCGGGCAAGCGTGAGACGGGCGAGGGGTTCATCCCCGCCACACTCAGCCAGGACGCGGGCGGCGAGTTGCTGCGCGGCGTCAGGCGGCGGAGGCATGGTCGACCTCGATGTCAGCCACAGCACGGGGAGCCATGGCACGGAGGGCGGCGACGTCGACCCCCAGCGCCGCCAGCTGGTCGACCAGGGCGATAATGATTCGGGACTTCTCTTCGTCGCGATGCTCGAGCCCGACGAGCTGCGTCCTGATGGCATCCAACTCGCGGGCGAGCGCCACATTCTCAGTCCGCAGCTTCTCTTCCCGCCGGGTCGCGCCTCCGCGCATCGTGGCGTAGGCATCGGCAAGCGGCCGGGCGGCCCGCGGCAGGGCCTGCACGACGGTCGTCAGGACGAGCACGACCGCGGCCAGCCCGGCGAGGAAGGCGATGCCCAGCACCAGTTCCAGGCCGACCACGGCCGGTCCGCCACGTTCCAGCAGGTCAAGCGCACGGTCGAGTTGACCGGCCAACTGATCGATGGGCGGTGGGTCGGTGGCCGCCCACGCCGCGCCATAGGTCACCAGTGCGGAGCCGGCGAGGGTTAAAGCCCGAAGATTCAAGATGCCCTCCACGCATGAAAAAGGCCGCTCGCGGCGGCCGGGTCAGGGTCAGGGTTGGAGTGTTGTCGCGGGCTACTCGGGCCAGACCAGAGGCGGCAGTTCGGCGACCATCTCTTCCGGGGTAAGGGGCGCGCGGTCGCCTGCCAGCACGGCGTCCAGCGCGGCGAAGCACGCCGTCCAGACTGCAGAGCGCCACGCCAGCACGGCCCGCGCCTCGGCATCCCACAGCGGGTTTGGATCGCCGACATAGGACACCGCGGCGGCGGCTGAGGAATAGTTGCGTCCAGCAACCGCTGCGTCGAGATGGCGCTGCACCGCGTCGGCGACCTGCTGCTTGATGGCTGCCCCGGCCGCCGCCGCGCGCGCCGCGATTTCAGCCGGCGTCAGGTCCACAACCTTTGGCCGGACGATGATGGCCTTCGTCGTCGGGTCGGGCGTCTCGTCCCTTTCATCCGACAAGCATTGCGTTGCCGGTTCATAGCGCGGCACTTCGTACAGTATGGGCCAATATCCGAAGCCGACATGTTGGGGAGGGCACGGATCGAGGTGAGATGCGGGATCGGCTAGCACCTCGGCCGACAGCCCAATAAGCTCAACGGGCACGTTGCCTCTGTCGACGATCTGCCGCGTCGAGAGGTCAACTTTGCAGTAAGTGTCCATTTGGGGTCACCTCAGTAGCGCAGCACGATGCGGCCGGCATTGCCAGCCCGGCCGGCAGTACCCGCATAGTCGACATTGGCGGTCACGGCGGCGGCGTCGCCGCGAAGGTTGCTGACAAGCGAGACCAGGGCCGAATTGTACCAGTTGGAGCCGCCGCCGCCGCCGCCGCGCCCAACGCCACTTTGCAGCGCCCCGGAGCCGCCACCGTAGTATCCGCCGCCGCCGGCACCGCCCTGATAGTAGTTGGCGCCCTGATACTGCCCGGATGTCGTGCCGCCGCTGTTGCCATTGGCACCGCCAGCCGATTGCGTGCCACCAAGGCCGCCGTAACTGCCGCCAAGGGTGCCAGCAGCCACGCCATCCCCACCGGTCGCCGGACCACCGGCACCGCCAAGGCCGACATCCCCTATACCGCCGCCGCCGGCAGCAATCGCCAGATCGGTCGATCCTCGCCGGATCACCGCATAACCACCGCCGCCATCGCCGAGATATCCGGGCGCTCCCCCGCCGGGACTGCCCGCAGCGGAGTTGCTACCCGCCGTCGGGATCACCAGCGTCAGCACCTCGCCGGGGGTGACGGGGATGTCCACCTCCATGAAGCCGCCAGGGCCGCCATTGCTGCCGCTGCCGCCAGAGGCACCCCAAAACCGCGCCTTAAGCAGGGTAATGCCGGCCGGGACGGTGAAGAGATAGGTTCCGGTCCCGGTAAGTCCGGCGTCGCCCCCCACACCATACGCAACCCGGTTGCTGAATGGCTGTGCCGTCGCGGCCCGGATCGCGGCTGCGCTGGTACTGGCGCCCAGCGCGACACTCAACGGCTGGAACATCGCCATGGTCAGTAGTCCTTGCGCTGGGCGTTGCAGACGACACCGCCGGCCAGGGCGACGCCAATGGCGGCATAGAGCTTCCAGCCGGCCTGGAGACGCAGCGGATTGGCTTCAGTGATCTGCGTGCCATCGACGTGCTGCACCAGCGTGGCCGAAATGGCGGTCGTCTGGTTGACGGTGGTAGCCGGGATGAGGCAGGTCGCCAGCAGGAAATAGTTGGTCCCGTCGAAGCCGTAGAGCTGCCCCTGGGTCGCCGTGATGGTCGCCCGCGGGATCATGGCGATGTGCGGGTATTCCGAGCCGTTCGCCCCGGCGGTGGACAGCAGAACGGCACCGGCGCCATCGGCGTAGAATGTCTTTGCCGCGGTCAGGACGCAAGCGTCATGCGCGAAGCCTTGGGCAAACACGCCCGTGTTGGTAACGGCCATGGGGGAAACTCCAATTCAGATCGAGAAGAGGGCCGCATGGGTCGCGGCAAGGTTCACAGACGAGGCACCGGCACCGCCACCGGCAAGCCGCCAGTAGGCTCCGTCGTAAGTCACAACATACTTGCGACCATAGGTGACGGCCCCGGCGGCGGGGGCCTTACCGGCATAGTCCAGCAGCGGCCGGGCCTGCGTCGATCCCACAGCCAGCGTCATGTACCCATCCGTTACCGTGACAGAGCCGATAGTGGTGGGGATGTAGGCGGTGGGCACGCTACCGGTTTCGACCTGTGCGCCCCAGGCATAGACGGTGCCACTGCCTGATCCCTGGACCGGGAAGACGTGCGGCACGATGGTGGTGCCACTGTTGTTGGCAATTGCGACGGACACCCGATAAAAGCCACCGGGGATCGGGTCGATGCTGGACGCGACCGGGGAGCCGAACCAAGTGCTGATTGTGCCGGCACTCAGGTTGACGTTCAGGCCGCATTGCGCAGAGCCGTGATTAAGCTGGATGCGGCAAGCGGACGAAGTGCCGGCCTTCAGGAAGGTCGAATACACGCGGGTCGTGGTGTCGGCGGTAACGCTGATCGACTGGTTGACGCCCGCCCCGGTGCCACCGCTGATCATGTCAGCATTCGTGGTGCCATCCGGTGCGGTCGCGGTGTTGGCCGTGACCGCCGCCCCGCCGAATGTCGCCCAGGTCGTGGAAAAGTCGGCGGATTGGAGGCAGGCGTTAGTGCGAGACATAGAGCCGTTCGTGGCACCTGCGATCCATTCGATGCTCGGGTTGCCGGCCAGCGACGCCAACGGGCCTGACAGGGTCTGGGCATTCGCAGTGCCGGCGGTCGGGGTGGAGTAGTAGACTGGGCCGGCACCCTGCGCACCGGCAGCGCCTGTATCGCCCTTGTCACCGGTCCTTACCCACCCCATCGCAACTGCATCCCCGGTGGCAAAACCACCGGGACCGCCGATGCAGGTCACCGCGACCACCTGATACCCGGCGGCCACCGCGACGCCCGTCACTAGCAGATCAACATAAGTCGACCGGTCGCCCACTTTTACCACCCTCGCACGAGCCTTGGTCATGGAGCTGGACGCGCCCAGTTCAGTCAGCACCGCGGCGATGCTCACCCCATCCGCATCGGTGGTCGACAGAACCAAGCTGTAGCTGCCGGTGGCAGGGTTCGGGCTGCTGGCCCGCATCTTTCCCGCCCCCGGATCGCCAACGGCGGTGCCAACGTCCCACGCCATCAGCACCGCCGACAGCCCTGCCGCCGTCGTACCGAGTGCAGTCTGCAACTCTGTCCCAACGGTGGCGACGTCCGCCAGCATCGGTTCCAGGTTCGTGTCCGTGCCACCGGTTCCGGTCAGACCGAAAGGATTGGTGTCGATCTTGAACGGATTCAGATTGTATTGCCTCAGACGAGCCAAGGCTTCGGAAAGCATGCTCATTCTCGCCACTCCACAAGATCAATCGTCGTCGAGGCAAACTGCGGCGGGATGTACTTATGGGCGTGGTCGCCCACCCGCCGGAACAGTCCGCCATAGCGGAAGCATTTTTCCGGACTGGTGACGTCGGGTAGCCAGACGATGGGCTTTTCATTGCCGGCCCGGTGGGCGGCGTCGAAGAGCTTGTCCCGCACCCCTTCATTGACCTGGGCGAGGTCGATGGTCGCCGTCCGCTTGCGAATGCCCGGCTCCGCCCAGGTGCCGCCGCCGGGCGTCTCCGTCAGCTCCGTGTTCGTCTTTACTCCGTCGCCCGAACCGGGGGCATGCCGGGTGATCGTCAGCCCGTCACCAGCCCAGCCCAGCCCGACCCGGTAAACCGTGTCGTCCGTCCCATCCGGCTGGTAGGCACCGCCCCATAGCGACCAGCGGACGACGCGGGCGCGGCACAAGCTGACGTTGGCGTGGATATTCGTGGTGTAGAGCCTGAAGTCCTTGTTCCGCAGCCCGCCGCGCAGCCAGTTCGGCAGGCCGGGCTGAAGGGTCCGGGGATCGTACAGGCCGGGAATCACCCGGCGGTCCCGGCCGTTGGGGTAGCGGGTGTCGGCGACCTTCTCGGTCCGGCCCGCATCGGCAAACGCCTCCATGCGGCAGAAGGATTCCTGCCACAAGTTGACGTGCAATAGACCGGCATAGGCGAGGTCGATCAGATATTCCCACTCGAATTCGATAACGACCGGATTGTCGACCGCACCCAGCCGGGTGGACACCGCCCGATCTTCCAGGGGCGTGGTCAGCAGCGAAGTCAGTGGCGCTGTGCCGGCAAAAGCGGCATTGCTGGTCACCTCGCAGGGGTTCTGATCCCCCTCGTTCGCTACCTCGTTGATGTCGGTGAAGAACCCGGCCATCGTCAGCGCTCCCCATAGAGGGTCGCGCCGCCGCCGCGATCCCGATTCGTCCGGCCATAGAGCACCAGCGGGCCGCCACTCTCGAAGCCGGCGACGTCGTCGAACACCAACACCGCGTCGCCGATCCACAGACCGGGGGCTCCGTCCCGCACCTTCAGCTCGTAGGGCTGCGGCGGCGACTTGGTTTCCACCTCCCAATGCGGCAGCTCGGCCGCCGCATCGGCTGGAAGCGTCAATGCCGTCTCGATGGTGGCAACCTTCGCCCCGGCCCCATAGGCGGCCACGATGGCGTCATCGGTTTCCCCGGCCACCTCGCGCCACGTCTGCGTCCACAGCGCCACGTCGGCGGGATCGGTGGCGTCCGGGGCGGTCTGCGTTACCGGGTTGGGGTTCTCCGCATAGCGCAGGATCGTTTGTTTTGCCGGCGGGGTGTTGGTCCGTGTCAGCGGCTTCAGGCCAGGGGTGGAGCCGCTGACGGTGCTGTACGCCCGCTCCGGCGTAGCGGCATCGGCGCGCGGCAGCCGGGTGATCACCAAGCCGTCCGACAGGGCCACATACCAGCGGCCCCGCGCCACCGACCCAACCAGCTTGTCCAGCACATCCTTATGCGACCGGCCATCGCCGGAGGGCAGATACAGCCCCACCGTGCGCGGGGTGGCATCCATGCCCGACGCGTCGACGCTGGTGACGATCCCGGCCTCCAGGGCGAGGGCAGCGGCCAGATCGCCGATGTAGCGCTTCCAGACACCGCCGAACAGGCGGCCCTTCACCTCGACCCGGAAGTCTTCGAACTTCACTGCGGTGGTGAGGAAGCCGGTCGCCAGATCGACGGCGAATTGTGACGATGACGGCGTGCCGGCAGTCTTCGTCACTGGCACACCGAGCGACCAGCCGCGCGGCACATCGAACACCGGCTTGCCGCCGCCGACCGACCAGCGGTGCAGATCGCCGATGATGCCCAGATACGTGGGCGATGCCATCGGGACATGCCCCAAGGGCACCTCCTTCAGCACGTCCTTCATCTCTGCCGGCCCCTCATAGCCGCCGGTCCCGGCGTATCGATCGGTCTGCACCGGCTCGTCGAAGTCGGTTTGGCGGTCGTAGAGCGGCAGCTTGATGCTGGTACGTTCCGGCACCGGCAGCCCGGCCCGCGCCGTCCAGACAATCACCGCAGTGCTGTAGGCGTCGTCGTCGTCCACCTCCTTTTCGGTGATGGTCTGGATGACATAATCGGTCAGCAAGGGGTTCAGCGGACGCAGACCGAGCGGCACGCGTAGCCAGACCCCCGCAGTGGCGTCGAAGACGTTGGCCCAGCGCGGCAGGGTGTCTGCCGCCCGCACGTTGATCAGGGTAAGATCGTCCCGTTGGGGAGCGGTGCCGCCGGCCGCGCCGGCCGCTTGGATCAGCACGGACGCCCATTGCCCGACCAGCGGGAGCCACGTCACCGACGCGGGCGTGTCGTCGGCGCGGGACTGGTAGCCCTTCGACCCGGCGCACAGGTACCAGACATGGCGATGCTGGTCGGGCCGGTGATAGGTCCCAAGTTCATAGAGGCGAATTTTCATCACATGGCTCCGGCGATGCGGCGAGGCAGGTCCTGCACCTCGCCCTTGATGCCGGTCAGCCCGTCGACGAGGTCGGCCGCGATACTGGCCTGCTGCTGCACCTCGGTCCGGGCCAGCCCCTCGATCTTGTCCGACAGGCTGTCGATCTTGCCGCCCACCGCCGCCATGGCCTTGACCAGGGCGGCCATGCCGTTGGAGCCGCCCAATCCGGACGGCAGGAAGCCGACAACGGAGGGGCCCAGCTCGCCACGGGCGGCGGCCATGGCGGTGGCGATCTGATCGGCGGTCCAGATGCGGGCCGGGCCGGTGGCTTCCAGTTCCGCCCCTCGTTCGCCGACTACTCGCAGGCCGCCGGCATGGAAGCCGCCACTGGCGAAGCCGGGCACTTGGGCGGTGTGCGCCTGGGCTCGCACCGCCGCCTCGAATGCAGCGGCGTGGCCGAGTTGCACCCAGGCGTTCAAGCCGGCATCGATCCCACCCTCGTACCCGGAGGTGCGCACGGCGGCGAGCTGCTGCGCCTCCGTCAGGGCCTCCCAGGCACGCTGGACGTCGTCCGGTGCGCCATAGCGCGCGCCGCCGGCAATCGACGTGACGTTGGTCCCGAAGGCCGCCGCGCGGTCGGGCGAGGACGCCAACCAGATGTTGAAGGCATCGTCAACTTGGCCGCCCCAGCCCATGGAGCGGGCGATGCCGAATTGCTGCGGAGTCGACAGCCCATCCCATGCCGCCTGGACCTGGGCGGGAGCCGAGTAGTGCGGCGCGGTGCTCGATGTGCCGGTCAAACGTTCCAGTGGCTTCAACGCCGCCAGCATCTCGGCTTTGCTCTGGTCCGCGATGCTCTTCAGGTCGGTCAGCGCGCCATAGGTCTTCTGATTGGCGTTGGCCGCCTCCGACCGCCCCTTTTGCAGCTCCTTCAGCGCATCCTGCGCCGCCTCAAGCTGCTGATCGGCGGTGTCGACCCCCAGCGCCGTCTTGTCGCCCAGCTCGGCAAACACCCCCATCACCGTGTCGTACCAAGAGCGGGCGGTGCCGGCGGAGTTGGTCTTTTCGATGCTGACCAGGGTCGGGCCGATCTGGGTCAGGATGGAGCGGGCGGCATCCTTTTCGTCCTTGCTTGCGCTGTCCGACCGCAACGTCGTCAGGGCCGTGCGCCACTGGCGCGCGGCCTCCGCCAACCGTTCCTGCGGACTGATCGGCGCGTCGTCTGAAATCGCGAGACTGTCGCGTGCCTTTTGG
Encoded proteins:
- a CDS encoding MlaE family ABC transporter permease; this encodes MVFLAATGRAFLIFLEATGRLALFTGSALSHCVRPPLYPRQILRQMIDIGYYSLPVVGLTALFTGMVLALQSYSGFSRFQAEGAIATVVVLSITRELGPVLAGLMVAGRIGAAMAAEIGTMRVTEQIDALSTLSTNPYKYLVAPRLIAGLTMVPLLVVVADIIGVFGGFLVGVYRLDFNAASYINRTWEFLEPIDVISGLVKAAIFGFLIALMGCYHGYHSKGGAQGVGAATTNAVVSASIMILVWNYLITGLFFSTK
- a CDS encoding ABC transporter ATP-binding protein, which codes for MTVPPTTPPKIALQGVTKHFGPKKVLNGIDLEVGKGESLVVIGGSGTGKSVMLKSILGLLTPDSGSIKVDGQETTRLRSRDREKLLHKFGMLFQGAALFDSLPVWENVAFGLIQGEHMPRAKAKEIAIAKLGAVGLTPDVAELSPSELSGGMQKRVGLARAIADEPEIIFFDEPTTGLDPIMADVINELIVQCVKDLGATAVTITHDMASARKIADRIAMIYQGRIIWTGHARDIDNSGNAYVDQFVHGRADGPIRMQIRAL
- a CDS encoding endonuclease III domain-containing protein, which translates into the protein MSLQSATSPAFDIDEAFRRLRVAVAPFPKAAMFELRDRGHASPFEQLVASLISARTRDETTLAVSERLFAVADTPAAMAALPEDRLADLLHGATFPEPKARDIRDLSRRIVEEHGGEVPDTPDALMRFHGVGPKIAALTLAVGFGIPALAVDVHVHRIANRWGYVAARTPERTMTALLAVLPRHYWVEINERLVPFGKWICTGERPRCSTCPLLSMCARVGVTGSR
- a CDS encoding lysozyme translates to MTNPVSPATIALVKHFEGLRLTAYLCPAGVPTIGYGHTAGVKMGQTITSAQADAFLSADLAVAAAQVDRLVRVPVNDDQRGALSSFVFNLGAGNLQSSTLLKLLNARDYDGASIQFERWVYAKVKGVSTRLPGLVARRAAEAALFSGQTAQAQGSICTCDGNG
- a CDS encoding glycine-rich protein, with protein sequence MAMFQPLSVALGASTSAAAIRAATAQPFSNRVAYGVGGDAGLTGTGTYLFTVPAGITLLKARFWGASGGSGSNGGPGGFMEVDIPVTPGEVLTLVIPTAGSNSAAGSPGGGAPGYLGDGGGGYAVIRRGSTDLAIAAGGGGIGDVGLGGAGGPATGGDGVAAGTLGGSYGGLGGTQSAGGANGNSGGTTSGQYQGANYYQGGAGGGGYYGGGSGALQSGVGRGGGGGGSNWYNSALVSLVSNLRGDAAAVTANVDYAGTAGRAGNAGRIVLRY
- a CDS encoding phage head spike fiber domain-containing protein, producing the protein MSMLSEALARLRQYNLNPFKIDTNPFGLTGTGGTDTNLEPMLADVATVGTELQTALGTTAAGLSAVLMAWDVGTAVGDPGAGKMRASSPNPATGSYSLVLSTTDADGVSIAAVLTELGASSSMTKARARVVKVGDRSTYVDLLVTGVAVAAGYQVVAVTCIGGPGGFATGDAVAMGWVRTGDKGDTGAAGAQGAGPVYYSTPTAGTANAQTLSGPLASLAGNPSIEWIAGATNGSMSRTNACLQSADFSTTWATFGGAAVTANTATAPDGTTNADMISGGTGAGVNQSISVTADTTTRVYSTFLKAGTSSACRIQLNHGSAQCGLNVNLSAGTISTWFGSPVASSIDPIPGGFYRVSVAIANNSGTTIVPHVFPVQGSGSGTVYAWGAQVETGSVPTAYIPTTIGSVTVTDGYMTLAVGSTQARPLLDYAGKAPAAGAVTYGRKYVVTYDGAYWRLAGGGAGASSVNLAATHAALFSI